One window from the genome of Mumia sp. ZJ1417 encodes:
- a CDS encoding HNH endonuclease signature motif containing protein produces MQERRSYEVEGASSTAAWARRELRWDVKQSRAAVAAGRTMRVLPAVGAARRAGEIRGGHVDAFTVALKKADREIVEAAEDVMLDVARVCEPAELTRQLTMLVDTAHPEELDRAYAAGMEKHDLTIARCGEGFHVNGFLDAVAGTRLKTWLTAASAPRGSDDPRTPAQRRVDAIGDLAASALEHGLPADRRVRPQVGVMVEASWLAGQPAAEPPVLAGWGPVGPKLFDYLSCDADRTDFLVAGDTTGPTPQADVLNVGRTHRLATYKQRQAVHARQGWVCANPGCGGTHLELHHVAWWDRDGGRTDLDNLVGLCPRCHQLIHLGKLWVAPDGERGFVFSRRKGARILEIEDRHRVQRQRLSDRLREFRTPQGSGVHERARTRDHARTSTLHRPRPDRRSPVETHLDRLLHLRS; encoded by the coding sequence ATGCAGGAGCGACGTTCATACGAGGTGGAGGGCGCCTCGTCGACGGCCGCATGGGCGCGCCGCGAGCTGCGGTGGGACGTGAAGCAGTCGCGCGCGGCGGTCGCGGCAGGACGCACGATGCGGGTCCTGCCGGCAGTCGGTGCGGCGCGTCGGGCGGGAGAGATCCGTGGTGGACACGTGGACGCGTTCACGGTCGCCCTCAAAAAGGCTGATCGAGAGATCGTCGAGGCTGCCGAGGACGTGATGCTCGACGTCGCGCGCGTCTGCGAGCCGGCCGAGCTGACCCGGCAGCTCACGATGCTGGTCGACACGGCTCACCCGGAGGAGCTTGACCGCGCTTATGCCGCGGGCATGGAGAAGCACGACCTGACCATCGCTCGCTGCGGTGAGGGCTTCCACGTCAACGGGTTCCTCGACGCCGTCGCCGGCACGCGACTCAAGACGTGGCTGACGGCAGCATCGGCGCCACGTGGATCCGACGACCCCCGCACGCCTGCGCAGCGCCGGGTCGACGCGATCGGGGACCTCGCTGCGTCCGCGCTCGAGCACGGCCTGCCGGCCGATCGTAGGGTTCGACCACAGGTCGGGGTGATGGTCGAGGCGTCGTGGCTCGCCGGACAGCCCGCTGCCGAGCCGCCCGTCCTCGCGGGGTGGGGGCCTGTCGGACCCAAGCTGTTCGACTATCTGAGCTGCGACGCCGATCGCACCGACTTCCTTGTCGCCGGCGACACGACCGGCCCGACCCCACAGGCCGACGTCCTCAATGTCGGGCGCACCCACCGGCTGGCGACCTACAAGCAGCGGCAGGCGGTTCACGCGAGGCAGGGCTGGGTCTGTGCCAACCCGGGTTGCGGGGGCACTCACCTGGAGCTGCACCACGTGGCGTGGTGGGATCGTGACGGCGGCCGGACCGATCTCGACAACCTCGTCGGGCTGTGCCCCCGGTGCCACCAGCTGATCCACCTCGGCAAGCTCTGGGTGGCGCCTGACGGCGAGCGAGGGTTTGTCTTCAGCCGCCGCAAGGGCGCGAGGATCCTCGAGATCGAGGATCGTCATCGCGTGCAGCGCCAACGGTTGAGCGATCGCCTGCGCGAGTTTCGCACGCCGCAGGGCTCAGGGGTCCACGAGCGCGCTCGGACTCGTGACCACGCGAGGACCTCCACGCTCCACCGACCGCGACCCGATCGTCGCTCGCCGGTGGAGACGCACCTCGATCGGCTCCTGCACCTGCGGAGCTGA
- a CDS encoding VWA domain-containing protein encodes MLSPTSPRALRLLAGTAAPLLASTLLFLPQPAAADGETPQKMQLVLDASGSMAENAKGGGTKITAARTALTRVVDTLPDEAVVGMRVYGATIDTGKGACTDSQQVVEPGTDNRDALSTAVGNYKPLGETPIGYALAQAGKDLGTDGKRTIVLVSDGESTCDPDPCKVARDLSKDGIDLKIDVVGLSVDAKTRKQLRCIADAGHGTYYDADDAASLTERLEVTSTRAFRPFDFTGTPVTGTASAFDAPEIGVGQWLDKVPIRDTVAFYKIPRTIPGSTIHVGATTQTPGDSLGSGLVLDLTGTDGTTSCGRGTAFESAIGGTNLVSGSVNSWSRAPKPVCDDAEELTLKIEISVDDSLAGAPVEIVVYEEPPLAEGTLAQLPAEEGTPQWEHMEPGTATAEVIPGSSIANAPVIQAGTYRLDIRSGERQVLAVPLAWGQHLQAQIDATLTKPAYDGAGAWSGFDVHVVGPTRSDATATLFPNPPDDWRAGIPFGNMWIEDDKHWRRGATTVPVTYLNRASAKGEVSASTLPGYRYVDVGFVNRANDSAVITYDLTVKVFGEEGAGAPEYADDASLLTPDTDDSGPAPTETSTDDDGDLTATAARDDGDDFPWLPVGVGFAGLLLVAGGGLAVLLTRRPKPTTPPTPPPHQPWNGPGPGGW; translated from the coding sequence GTGCTCTCTCCCACCTCGCCCCGCGCCCTGCGTCTCCTCGCGGGCACAGCGGCACCCCTTCTCGCCTCGACGCTGCTCTTCCTCCCGCAGCCGGCAGCCGCCGACGGCGAGACGCCGCAGAAGATGCAGCTGGTCCTCGACGCCTCCGGCTCGATGGCCGAGAACGCCAAGGGCGGAGGCACCAAGATCACCGCCGCCCGCACCGCCCTCACCCGCGTCGTCGACACCCTCCCCGACGAAGCCGTCGTCGGCATGCGCGTCTACGGCGCCACCATCGACACCGGCAAGGGCGCCTGCACCGACTCCCAACAGGTCGTTGAACCCGGCACCGACAACCGCGACGCACTGAGCACCGCCGTCGGCAACTACAAACCCCTCGGCGAGACCCCCATCGGCTACGCCCTCGCGCAGGCCGGCAAGGACCTCGGCACCGACGGCAAGCGCACCATCGTCCTGGTCTCCGACGGCGAGTCCACCTGTGACCCTGACCCCTGCAAGGTCGCCCGCGACCTGTCCAAGGACGGCATCGACCTCAAGATCGACGTCGTCGGTCTGTCCGTCGACGCCAAGACCCGCAAACAGCTGCGCTGCATCGCCGACGCCGGGCACGGCACCTACTACGACGCCGACGACGCCGCGTCGCTCACCGAACGCCTCGAAGTCACGTCCACTCGCGCCTTCCGCCCCTTCGACTTCACCGGCACACCCGTGACCGGCACCGCGAGTGCCTTCGACGCTCCCGAGATCGGAGTCGGGCAGTGGCTGGACAAGGTCCCGATCCGCGACACCGTCGCCTTCTACAAGATCCCCCGTACGATCCCCGGCTCGACGATCCACGTCGGGGCGACGACCCAGACCCCGGGCGACAGCCTCGGCAGCGGGCTGGTGCTCGACCTGACCGGCACGGACGGCACGACCTCGTGCGGCAGGGGTACGGCGTTCGAGAGCGCGATCGGCGGCACGAACCTCGTCAGCGGGAGCGTCAACAGCTGGTCGAGGGCACCGAAGCCGGTCTGCGACGACGCAGAGGAGCTGACTCTCAAGATCGAGATCTCCGTCGACGACAGCCTCGCGGGCGCTCCGGTCGAGATCGTCGTGTACGAGGAGCCGCCGCTGGCCGAGGGGACGCTCGCGCAGCTCCCCGCCGAGGAGGGGACCCCGCAGTGGGAGCACATGGAGCCCGGGACCGCGACCGCTGAGGTCATCCCCGGGAGCAGCATCGCGAATGCGCCGGTCATCCAGGCCGGCACGTACCGCCTCGACATCCGATCCGGCGAGCGCCAGGTGCTCGCCGTGCCGCTCGCGTGGGGTCAGCACCTCCAGGCGCAGATCGACGCGACGCTGACCAAGCCCGCGTACGACGGCGCGGGCGCCTGGAGCGGCTTCGACGTCCACGTGGTCGGCCCGACCCGTTCCGACGCCACGGCGACGCTGTTCCCCAACCCGCCGGACGACTGGCGAGCCGGGATCCCGTTCGGGAACATGTGGATCGAGGACGACAAGCACTGGCGTCGCGGCGCCACGACGGTGCCGGTCACCTACCTCAACCGCGCCTCGGCGAAGGGCGAGGTGAGCGCGTCGACGCTGCCCGGCTACCGGTACGTCGACGTCGGATTCGTCAACCGGGCCAACGACTCGGCCGTCATCACGTACGACCTCACGGTGAAGGTCTTCGGCGAGGAAGGCGCAGGTGCACCGGAGTACGCCGACGACGCGAGCCTGCTGACGCCGGACACGGACGACTCTGGTCCGGCACCCACCGAGACGTCGACCGATGACGACGGGGACCTCACGGCAACGGCGGCGCGCGACGACGGCGACGACTTCCCTTGGCTGCCAGTCGGTGTCGGCTTCGCCGGTCTGCTGCTGGTCGCCGGCGGCGGCCTTGCGGTGCTGCTGACGCGGCGCCCCAAGCCCACCACGCCTCCGACCCCACCTCCGCACCAGCCCTGGAACGGACCAGGTCCCGGCGGTTGGTGA
- a CDS encoding GNAT family N-acetyltransferase gives MTSSRPSRQTIRPARADEAAALIAFWARAGENDARPADTEGAIRRLLERDADALVVAECDERIVGSLIVGWDGWRFHLYRLAVGPEVRRSGVAHRLIAYAEKRARQVGAGRIDAMVLEGNEQGAAFWDAAGFRPQGEWRRWIRTAPYEG, from the coding sequence GTGACATCATCGCGCCCCTCGCGGCAGACGATCAGGCCCGCGCGTGCGGACGAGGCTGCGGCGCTGATCGCCTTCTGGGCACGGGCAGGGGAGAACGACGCTCGCCCGGCCGACACCGAGGGTGCGATCCGACGGCTCCTGGAGCGAGACGCCGACGCGCTCGTGGTCGCCGAATGCGACGAGCGGATCGTTGGCTCGCTGATCGTCGGATGGGACGGGTGGCGTTTTCATCTCTACCGGTTGGCCGTCGGCCCGGAGGTGCGACGGAGCGGCGTGGCACATCGCTTGATCGCGTACGCAGAGAAGCGTGCGCGGCAGGTAGGTGCTGGCCGGATCGACGCGATGGTGCTCGAGGGCAACGAGCAGGGGGCTGCGTTCTGGGACGCGGCTGGTTTTCGTCCACAGGGCGAGTGGCGGAGATGGATACGCACAGCCCCGTACGAGGGGTAG
- a CDS encoding acyl-CoA carboxylase subunit beta, whose product MSEAVVPEPGQIDTHTTAGKLADLDRRLDEAVHAGSAKAVEKQHAKGRQTARERIEMLFDEGSFVEIDELARHRSTAFGLEKNRPYGDGVITGYGTVDGRQVCVFSQDFTVFGGSLGEVYGEKITKIMDLAIKTGSPIVGINEGAGARIQEGVVSLGLYGEIFRRNVHASGVIPQISLIMGSCAGGHVYSPAVTDFTVMVDGTSNMFITGPDVIKTVTGEDVTMEELGGARTHNTKSGNAHYMGADEEDAIEYVKALLSYLPQNNMEDAPVHVEEADLDISDEDRSLDTLIPDSPNQPYDMHTVIESVLDDGEFLEVQPLFAPNILIGFGRVEGRSVGVVANQPMQFAGTLDIDASEKAARFVRTCDAFNVPVLTFVDVPGFLPGTDQEWNGIIRRGAKLIYAYAEATVPLVTVITRKAYGGAYDVMGSKHLGADLNIAWPTAQIAVMGAQGAVNILHRKTLAAADDPEATRAELIDAYEQTLANPYIAAERGYIDTVIQPHETRTEIVRALRLLRSKRETLPPKKHGNIPL is encoded by the coding sequence GTGAGCGAAGCAGTGGTACCCGAGCCGGGTCAGATCGACACGCACACGACGGCCGGCAAGCTGGCCGATCTCGACCGTCGCCTCGACGAGGCGGTGCACGCGGGATCGGCGAAGGCCGTCGAGAAGCAGCATGCGAAGGGCCGTCAGACCGCGCGCGAGCGGATCGAGATGCTCTTCGACGAGGGCTCCTTCGTCGAGATCGACGAGCTGGCGCGGCACCGGTCGACAGCGTTCGGGCTGGAGAAGAACCGCCCGTACGGCGACGGCGTGATCACCGGCTATGGCACGGTCGACGGCCGTCAGGTCTGCGTCTTCAGCCAGGACTTCACCGTGTTCGGCGGATCGCTGGGCGAGGTCTACGGGGAGAAGATCACCAAGATCATGGATCTGGCGATCAAGACCGGCTCCCCGATCGTCGGGATCAACGAGGGCGCCGGCGCCCGCATCCAGGAGGGTGTGGTCTCGCTCGGTCTGTATGGCGAGATCTTCCGCCGCAACGTCCACGCCTCCGGTGTGATCCCGCAGATCAGCCTGATCATGGGCTCGTGCGCGGGCGGTCACGTCTACTCCCCCGCGGTCACCGACTTCACCGTGATGGTTGACGGCACCTCCAACATGTTCATCACCGGCCCCGACGTGATCAAGACCGTCACCGGCGAGGACGTGACGATGGAGGAGCTCGGCGGCGCGCGCACGCACAACACCAAGTCGGGCAACGCCCACTACATGGGCGCCGACGAAGAAGACGCGATCGAGTACGTCAAGGCGCTGCTGTCCTACCTCCCCCAGAACAACATGGAGGACGCTCCGGTCCACGTCGAGGAGGCGGACCTCGACATCTCCGACGAGGACCGCTCGCTCGACACGCTGATCCCGGACTCCCCCAACCAGCCGTACGATATGCACACCGTCATCGAGTCCGTGCTCGACGACGGGGAGTTCCTCGAGGTGCAGCCGCTGTTCGCGCCGAACATCCTCATCGGCTTCGGCCGCGTCGAGGGCCGCTCGGTCGGCGTCGTGGCCAACCAGCCGATGCAGTTCGCCGGCACCCTCGACATCGACGCCTCTGAGAAGGCCGCACGCTTCGTCCGTACCTGCGACGCGTTCAACGTGCCCGTGCTGACCTTCGTCGACGTGCCGGGCTTCCTGCCAGGCACCGACCAGGAGTGGAACGGCATCATCCGCCGCGGCGCCAAGCTGATCTATGCCTATGCCGAGGCCACCGTCCCGCTGGTCACCGTCATCACCCGCAAGGCGTACGGCGGCGCGTACGACGTCATGGGCTCCAAGCACCTCGGCGCCGACCTCAACATCGCCTGGCCGACGGCGCAGATCGCGGTCATGGGCGCCCAGGGCGCGGTCAACATCCTGCACCGTAAGACCCTTGCTGCCGCGGACGATCCCGAGGCGACGCGGGCGGAGCTGATCGACGCGTACGAGCAGACGCTCGCCAACCCCTACATCGCGGCAGAGCGCGGCTACATCGACACCGTCATCCAGCCCCACGAGACCCGCACCGAGATCGTCCGTGCGCTGCGCCTGCTGCGCAGCAAGCGCGAGACGCTCCCACCCAAGAAGCACGGGAACATCCCGCTGTGA
- a CDS encoding acyl-CoA dehydrogenase family protein: MAYSTLSSEHEAFRKVVRDFAQAEIAPHVAQWDRDHHFPVDLVARMGELGLFGLTAPEEYGGSGGDFTSLCVAIEELGRVDQSVGITLEAAVGLGINPILTFGTEEQKAQWLPDLVAGRTLAGFGLTEPGAGSDAGATATRAELVDGEWVIDGAKQFITNSGSAITSLVTVTARTGVRDGGRPEISTIIVPSGTPGFVAEAPYDKLGWHISDTHPLSFNGCRVPAENLLGERGRGYAQFLATLDDGRIAIAALAVGCIEACLDMSREYALDRQTFGGPIGRKQGVAFQIADLAVAARAARALTYEAAAMKDAGIGGQELKQAASIAKLYATEQAVTATRIATQVFGGYGFMEEYPVARFYRDAKILEIGEGTSEVQRMLIARGLGLPVE, from the coding sequence ATGGCGTACAGCACTCTCTCTTCCGAGCACGAGGCCTTCCGCAAGGTCGTCCGTGACTTCGCCCAGGCCGAGATCGCCCCCCACGTCGCCCAGTGGGACCGCGACCACCACTTCCCGGTGGACCTGGTCGCCAGGATGGGGGAGCTGGGGCTCTTCGGGCTCACCGCGCCGGAGGAGTACGGCGGCTCCGGCGGCGACTTCACGAGCCTGTGCGTCGCCATCGAGGAGCTGGGGCGCGTCGATCAGTCGGTCGGCATCACGCTCGAGGCTGCTGTCGGACTCGGTATCAACCCGATCCTCACCTTCGGCACAGAAGAGCAGAAGGCGCAGTGGCTGCCCGACCTCGTCGCCGGACGGACGCTCGCGGGCTTCGGGCTCACCGAGCCGGGCGCAGGGTCTGACGCCGGAGCGACCGCGACCAGGGCCGAGCTCGTCGACGGGGAGTGGGTGATCGACGGTGCCAAGCAGTTCATCACCAACTCCGGTTCCGCGATCACGTCGCTGGTGACCGTGACCGCGCGCACTGGCGTCCGTGACGGCGGTCGTCCGGAGATCTCGACGATCATCGTCCCGTCCGGCACTCCGGGCTTCGTCGCCGAGGCTCCGTACGACAAGCTCGGCTGGCACATCTCCGACACGCACCCGCTCAGCTTCAACGGATGCCGCGTCCCCGCAGAGAACCTCCTCGGCGAGCGCGGCCGCGGCTATGCGCAGTTCCTCGCCACCCTCGACGACGGCCGCATCGCCATCGCTGCGCTCGCGGTCGGCTGCATCGAGGCGTGCCTCGACATGTCCCGCGAGTACGCCCTCGACCGCCAGACGTTCGGCGGCCCGATCGGGCGCAAGCAGGGGGTCGCCTTCCAGATCGCCGACCTGGCCGTCGCCGCACGGGCCGCGCGCGCCCTCACGTACGAGGCGGCCGCGATGAAGGACGCCGGCATCGGCGGGCAGGAGCTCAAGCAGGCCGCGTCCATCGCGAAGCTGTACGCCACCGAGCAGGCCGTGACCGCTACGCGGATCGCGACGCAGGTGTTCGGTGGGTACGGCTTCATGGAGGAGTACCCCGTGGCCCGGTTCTACCGCGACGCCAAGATCCTCGAGATCGGCGAGGGGACGTCCGAGGTGCAGCGCATGCTCATCGCGCGAGGGCTCGGCCTGCCGGTCGAGTAG
- a CDS encoding GNAT family N-acetyltransferase — protein sequence MAYEVFRSVEGDWERVRELRLRALKDTPIAYGERYDDAVVAGEEDWRDRAARSASPGNVQVVARFVDGDDAGRWIGSMAGFVSPGLPAYATGGAGTDPDAPPRANLVGVFVDPQVRGRAAGVTDALLDAVAMWAHDEEGLDRLFLHVHEDNVRAAAYYRRRGFVATGESFPAVLHDGVEQEMVLALR from the coding sequence ATGGCGTACGAGGTGTTCCGCTCCGTCGAGGGCGACTGGGAGCGGGTGCGCGAGCTGCGGCTCCGGGCTCTGAAGGACACGCCGATCGCGTACGGCGAGCGGTACGACGACGCGGTGGTCGCAGGCGAGGAGGACTGGCGTGACCGCGCGGCGCGGAGCGCCTCTCCGGGCAACGTCCAGGTCGTCGCGCGATTCGTCGACGGCGACGACGCCGGTCGCTGGATCGGGTCGATGGCGGGTTTCGTCTCGCCTGGGCTTCCGGCGTACGCGACCGGCGGCGCAGGCACCGACCCGGACGCACCGCCACGGGCCAACCTCGTCGGTGTCTTCGTCGACCCCCAGGTGCGTGGACGCGCCGCGGGTGTGACGGACGCGCTCCTCGATGCCGTCGCCATGTGGGCGCATGACGAGGAGGGTCTCGACCGGCTGTTCCTGCACGTCCACGAGGACAACGTCCGGGCCGCGGCGTACTACCGACGGCGGGGGTTCGTCGCGACCGGGGAGTCCTTCCCGGCCGTCCTGCACGACGGCGTGGAGCAGGAGATGGTGCTCGCCCTGCGGTGA
- a CDS encoding acyl-CoA carboxylase subunit epsilon produces MSTSSVEPVETATSSVEPVETTPLLRVVKGDPTPEELAALIAVVAARGAAVAAAPAARRSAWGDPARATRPTHTHGHDGWRRSAFSR; encoded by the coding sequence GTGAGCACCTCGTCGGTCGAGCCTGTCGAGACCGCAACCTCGTCGGTCGAGCCTGTCGAGACCACTCCTCTCCTCCGCGTCGTCAAGGGCGACCCCACCCCCGAGGAGCTCGCTGCCCTCATCGCGGTCGTCGCGGCGCGTGGAGCGGCGGTCGCCGCAGCGCCCGCGGCGCGCCGCTCGGCATGGGGAGACCCCGCCCGCGCCACGCGCCCGACGCACACGCATGGGCACGACGGGTGGCGCAGGTCGGCGTTCTCGCGCTAG
- a CDS encoding glycosyltransferase family 4 protein, which produces MISFIWSPGNRLPAGTGGSENYTVGQVRELNRRGVPAQVVTIGLDDADGREEFADLPFHSLSTLAEVGSLDGTVVFVNEPHVVRTREPAFLILHNPPPLRAHERAFAVDGTRDLTLIATSQYAAALWAHFLDVDVATISVVYPFAEPCFANEPRPVNMTGKTRILFAGRLSPEKGVYTLLSMLHIDVIEDDVELLFTATAAGADKPQGRIIEQMLGVHPGISVVASRTTPETMAALMAAHDVVVMPSNGQYWHETFGIVSIEAQHAGCRVVASDDGGLPETDCGGVLLVAPDDAEALAWGLRRAIESGALPDATRRAAGAMFTVAQSVDALLEVFDRPRPISPATIVRELEKLIAAPAVTPTRAAPAMNDGTAGTGVPVR; this is translated from the coding sequence ATGATCTCCTTCATCTGGTCCCCAGGGAACCGACTGCCGGCAGGCACCGGCGGTTCTGAGAACTACACCGTCGGTCAGGTCCGCGAGCTGAACCGCCGCGGCGTGCCCGCGCAGGTGGTCACGATCGGACTCGACGACGCCGATGGTCGGGAAGAGTTCGCCGACCTCCCCTTCCACTCTCTGTCGACCCTCGCCGAGGTCGGGAGTCTCGACGGGACGGTCGTCTTCGTCAACGAGCCGCATGTCGTACGCACGCGCGAACCGGCCTTCCTGATCCTGCACAACCCGCCGCCCCTGCGAGCGCACGAGCGGGCGTTCGCGGTCGACGGCACGCGCGACCTCACCCTCATCGCCACGAGTCAGTACGCCGCTGCCTTGTGGGCGCACTTCCTGGACGTCGACGTGGCGACGATCAGCGTCGTCTATCCGTTTGCGGAGCCGTGCTTCGCAAACGAGCCGCGTCCGGTGAACATGACCGGCAAGACGCGGATCCTCTTCGCAGGCAGGCTCAGTCCCGAGAAGGGCGTCTACACCCTCCTGTCGATGCTCCACATCGACGTCATCGAAGACGACGTGGAGCTCCTGTTCACGGCGACGGCAGCAGGGGCGGACAAGCCGCAGGGGCGGATCATCGAGCAGATGCTCGGCGTCCACCCCGGGATCTCCGTCGTCGCGAGCCGCACCACCCCGGAGACGATGGCCGCGCTGATGGCGGCGCACGACGTCGTGGTGATGCCGTCCAACGGCCAGTACTGGCACGAGACCTTCGGCATCGTCTCCATCGAGGCTCAGCACGCAGGGTGCCGGGTCGTCGCCTCGGACGACGGCGGTCTGCCCGAGACCGACTGTGGGGGAGTGCTGCTCGTCGCCCCCGACGATGCCGAGGCACTCGCGTGGGGCTTGCGCCGCGCGATCGAGAGCGGGGCGCTCCCGGACGCCACGCGGCGAGCCGCGGGAGCGATGTTCACCGTCGCTCAGTCGGTGGATGCGCTTCTCGAGGTGTTCGACCGCCCGAGGCCGATCTCGCCGGCGACGATCGTCCGCGAGCTCGAGAAGCTGATCGCGGCGCCCGCGGTGACCCCGACCCGCGCCGCGCCGGCCATGAACGACGGGACGGCCGGCACGGGTGTACCCGTACGTTAA
- a CDS encoding nucleoside triphosphate pyrophosphatase, giving the protein MTRPRLVLASQSPARLATLRSAGLEPEVIVSGVDESVIVSDDPVVVATELARLKCRAVAHRLNSPDDTLVVGCDSVLAFDGEVLGKPADAQTAIERWRMMRGRTGVLHTGHCVRLGEREVSDDAATTVHFADLDDAEIEAYVATGEPLHVAGAFTVDGLGGAFVERIEGDHHNVVGLSLPLLRTMLAGLGVRWTDLW; this is encoded by the coding sequence GTGACTCGACCCCGCCTCGTCCTCGCCTCCCAGTCCCCCGCTCGTCTGGCCACGCTGAGGAGTGCTGGGCTCGAACCAGAGGTCATCGTCTCCGGTGTCGACGAGTCGGTCATCGTGTCGGACGATCCGGTGGTGGTGGCGACGGAGCTCGCGCGACTGAAGTGCCGGGCGGTCGCCCACCGGCTGAACAGTCCCGACGACACGTTGGTGGTCGGCTGCGACTCGGTGCTCGCCTTCGACGGCGAGGTCCTCGGCAAGCCCGCCGACGCTCAGACGGCGATCGAACGATGGCGGATGATGCGCGGACGCACAGGGGTGCTCCACACCGGACACTGCGTACGTCTCGGCGAGCGGGAAGTCTCCGACGACGCAGCAACGACGGTGCACTTCGCCGACCTCGATGACGCCGAGATCGAGGCGTACGTCGCGACCGGAGAGCCGCTGCACGTGGCGGGCGCGTTCACCGTGGACGGGCTCGGCGGCGCGTTCGTGGAGAGGATCGAGGGCGACCACCACAACGTGGTCGGCCTCTCGCTCCCACTGCTGCGCACGATGCTGGCCGGACTCGGTGTCCGGTGGACCGACCTGTGGTGA